A portion of the Syntrophorhabdaceae bacterium genome contains these proteins:
- a CDS encoding CDP-alcohol phosphatidyltransferase family protein codes for MISSKIGHSLDPAILTIYRFFFRNRIIDPNVLTLCGTFFGFLSAFSIAFGFLISGGIALLIAGFFDLLDGAIARHTNRVSLFGGFLDSVLDRYSDLAVMLGILVFFLYGNERAYAVVTFIASMGIAIIPYARARAEAASLSCNTGLMERPERIIFLLIGLFFNVLHYVVIVLAVLSHVTVIQRIMYVKKKTSR; via the coding sequence TTGATAAGCTCAAAGATAGGTCATTCTCTTGATCCGGCAATCTTAACGATATATCGTTTCTTCTTCCGTAACAGAATAATTGACCCAAATGTGCTGACACTCTGCGGAACATTTTTCGGGTTTCTTTCCGCGTTCTCTATAGCCTTTGGCTTTTTGATATCAGGTGGGATAGCCCTTCTGATAGCAGGTTTTTTCGATCTTCTTGATGGGGCAATCGCACGGCATACCAACAGGGTTTCTCTTTTCGGAGGATTTTTAGATTCTGTCCTGGACCGCTATTCCGATCTTGCCGTGATGCTTGGCATCCTTGTGTTCTTTCTTTATGGGAACGAACGGGCCTATGCCGTTGTGACCTTTATCGCATCAATGGGCATTGCGATCATACCCTATGCGAGGGCGAGGGCAGAGGCCGCTTCGCTGTCATGCAATACAGGCCTGATGGAAAGACCTGAGAGGATTATATTTTTGCTTATAGGTCTTTTTTTCAACGTTTTACATTATGTCGTTATTGTCCTGGCGGTTTTAAGCCACGTTACAGTGATCCAGAGGATCATGTATGTGAAGAAGAAAACCAGTCGATAG